From the Parasedimentitalea marina genome, one window contains:
- a CDS encoding GSCFA domain-containing protein, whose amino-acid sequence MSLFQFSSQEASQNIRKNRSSRWPDGRRKNETRLTGFADVTVTPTFSFDTADKILTIGSCFAREIEKRLASLGFTLPALDIEIPQEERIRQTANSILNKYTVHSMENEIRWGFEDVGIPFQDFFLRGGEDTWHDAQMVPNLPPVSFERVTERRRMVSK is encoded by the coding sequence GCCTCCCAAAACATTCGAAAAAATCGTAGCAGCCGCTGGCCGGATGGACGGCGTAAAAACGAAACCCGACTGACTGGTTTTGCCGATGTAACGGTCACCCCCACCTTCAGCTTTGATACGGCTGACAAGATTCTGACAATCGGCTCCTGTTTTGCACGGGAGATTGAAAAACGTCTGGCCTCGCTGGGATTTACACTGCCTGCTCTCGACATCGAGATTCCGCAGGAAGAACGGATCCGGCAGACCGCCAATAGCATCCTAAACAAATACACTGTTCATTCGATGGAAAACGAAATCCGCTGGGGATTTGAAGACGTCGGCATCCCCTTTCAAGATTTTTTTCTACGCGGAGGAGAAGACACCTGGCATGACGCGCAGATGGTGCCCAACCTGCCCCCCGTCAGTTTTGAACGGGTAACCGAGCGACGCCGGATGGTGTCAAAATGA